Proteins encoded by one window of Streptomyces uncialis:
- a CDS encoding SURF1 family protein, with product MYRFLLTPRWWGINIFVVLAIPFCVFMGSWQLGRFEDRVEDHRAAPGQSAAARASEARPLAELLPVTKDTSGKRAEATGRYAEQFLVPERKLDGERGFYVLNLLRTDDGPALPVVRGWLPGEPGRTEVPAAPDGEVTVTGALQASESPGSDGARTAGGLPAGQLGMISAATLVNLVPHDLHNAWVTLDHADGGMTPVPAAAPQNTGLDLKAFQNLGYTGEWFVFAGFVVFMWFRLLRRETEALRDAALGIPEDSAATATAPAVAPAAAVAAGPGGPRHPEPASRTADQDAGSAPV from the coding sequence GTGTACCGGTTTCTGCTGACGCCCCGTTGGTGGGGCATCAACATCTTCGTCGTGCTGGCCATCCCCTTCTGCGTCTTCATGGGGTCCTGGCAGCTCGGCCGCTTCGAGGACCGGGTCGAGGACCACCGGGCGGCCCCCGGGCAGTCCGCCGCCGCCCGGGCCTCCGAGGCCCGCCCGCTCGCCGAGCTGCTGCCCGTCACCAAGGACACCTCCGGCAAGCGGGCCGAGGCCACGGGCCGGTACGCCGAGCAGTTCCTCGTCCCCGAACGGAAGCTGGACGGCGAGCGCGGCTTCTATGTGCTGAACCTGCTGCGCACCGACGACGGCCCGGCCCTGCCCGTGGTCCGCGGCTGGCTGCCCGGCGAGCCGGGCCGTACCGAGGTGCCCGCCGCGCCGGACGGCGAGGTCACCGTGACGGGCGCGCTCCAGGCGTCCGAGAGCCCCGGCAGCGACGGCGCGCGGACCGCGGGCGGACTGCCGGCCGGTCAGCTCGGGATGATCAGCGCGGCGACGCTGGTGAACCTCGTACCGCACGACCTCCACAACGCGTGGGTGACCCTCGACCACGCGGACGGCGGGATGACGCCCGTCCCGGCGGCGGCACCGCAGAACACCGGGCTGGACCTGAAGGCGTTCCAGAACCTCGGGTACACCGGCGAGTGGTTCGTCTTCGCCGGGTTCGTGGTCTTCATGTGGTTCCGGCTGCTGCGCCGGGAGACGGAGGCGCTGCGGGACGCCGCCCTCGGCATCCCCGAGGACTCCGCCGCGACCGCGACCGCTCCTGCCGTCGCTCCGGCCGCCGCCGTCGCGGCGGGTCCGGGCGGCCCGCGCCACCCGGAACCCGCGTCGCGGACCGCGGATCAGGACGCGGGCAGCGCGCCCGTGTAG
- a CDS encoding SigE family RNA polymerase sigma factor — protein MAEVLDFSAVQARGTVLRPPRRPRAVAAPGGMPVIAPVPATRPTQVTPQRKGAEDVKAEGTTVDHLTETYRAHYRSLLGLAALLLDDTASCEDVVQEAFIRVHSARKRVREPEKTLAYLRQTVVNLSRSALRRRILGLKLLSKPMPDMASAEEGAYDLLERDALIQAMKGLQRRQREVLVLRYFADMTEVQVAETLGVSLGSVKAYGSRGIAALRVTMGAKK, from the coding sequence GTGGCAGAGGTACTCGATTTCTCAGCGGTCCAGGCACGGGGCACCGTCCTGCGTCCGCCCAGGCGTCCGCGCGCGGTCGCCGCGCCCGGCGGCATGCCGGTGATCGCCCCCGTGCCCGCGACGCGACCCACCCAGGTGACACCCCAGCGAAAAGGGGCGGAGGACGTCAAGGCCGAGGGCACCACGGTCGACCACCTCACCGAGACGTACCGCGCCCACTACCGATCCCTGCTCGGCCTGGCCGCGCTCCTCCTCGACGACACCGCCTCCTGCGAGGACGTCGTCCAGGAGGCGTTCATCCGCGTCCACTCCGCGCGCAAGCGCGTCCGTGAGCCGGAGAAGACGCTCGCGTACCTGCGGCAGACGGTGGTGAACCTCTCCAGGTCCGCCCTGCGCCGCCGCATACTCGGCCTCAAGCTGCTCTCGAAGCCGATGCCGGACATGGCGAGCGCGGAGGAGGGCGCGTACGACCTGCTGGAGCGTGACGCCCTGATCCAGGCGATGAAGGGGCTCCAGCGCCGCCAGCGCGAGGTGCTCGTCCTGCGGTACTTCGCGGACATGACCGAGGTCCAGGTCGCCGAGACGCTGGGGGTCTCCCTGGGCTCGGTGAAGGCGTACGGCTCCCGTGGCATAGCCGCGCTGCGCGTCACCATGGGGGCCAAGAAATGA
- a CDS encoding aspartate-semialdehyde dehydrogenase, translating into MTARPTLAVVGATGVVGSVMLQILSQHADIWGEIRLIASPRSAGRKLAVRGEEVEVVALTEEAFDGVDIAMFDTPDDIAARWAPIAASKGVVVVDNSAAFRMDPDVPLVVPEVNPHAARVRPRGIVANPNCTTLSMIVAIGALHAEFGLRELIVSAFQAASGAGRAGVDTLRAQIAMVAGTELGTAPGDIRRAVGDRTGPFPEPVALNLVPWAGEVREEGWSSEEMKVRDESRKILGLPDLKVTATCIRVPVVTTHSATVHARFQDEVTVDRAREILATAPGVVLFDDPGSGEFPTPADVVGTDPTWVGRVRRNLDDPAALELFVCGDNLRKGAALNATQLAELIAADRLRG; encoded by the coding sequence ATGACCGCGCGCCCGACCCTCGCGGTCGTGGGGGCGACCGGGGTCGTCGGCTCGGTCATGCTCCAGATCCTGTCCCAGCACGCGGACATCTGGGGCGAGATCCGCCTGATCGCCTCCCCGCGCTCGGCCGGCCGCAAGCTGGCCGTGCGCGGGGAGGAGGTCGAGGTCGTGGCGCTCACCGAGGAGGCGTTCGACGGGGTCGACATCGCGATGTTCGACACCCCCGACGACATCGCCGCGCGGTGGGCGCCCATCGCCGCGTCCAAGGGCGTGGTCGTCGTGGACAACTCCGCGGCGTTCCGGATGGACCCGGACGTCCCGCTGGTGGTCCCCGAGGTCAACCCGCACGCGGCACGGGTACGCCCGCGGGGCATCGTCGCCAACCCGAACTGCACGACGCTGTCGATGATCGTCGCGATCGGGGCGCTGCACGCGGAGTTCGGACTGCGGGAACTGATCGTCTCCGCGTTCCAGGCGGCGAGCGGCGCGGGCCGCGCCGGGGTCGACACGCTGCGCGCGCAGATCGCGATGGTCGCCGGTACGGAGCTGGGCACGGCGCCCGGCGACATCCGGCGCGCGGTCGGTGACCGTACGGGACCGTTCCCCGAGCCCGTCGCCCTGAATCTCGTGCCGTGGGCAGGTGAGGTACGGGAGGAGGGCTGGTCCTCGGAGGAGATGAAGGTCCGGGACGAGTCCCGCAAGATCCTCGGTCTGCCGGACCTCAAGGTCACGGCGACATGCATCCGGGTGCCGGTGGTCACGACGCATTCGGCGACGGTGCACGCGAGGTTCCAGGACGAGGTCACCGTGGACCGGGCCCGCGAGATCCTCGCGACGGCGCCGGGTGTGGTCCTCTTCGACGATCCCGGGTCCGGGGAGTTCCCCACGCCCGCGGACGTGGTCGGGACCGATCCCACCTGGGTGGGCCGGGTCCGGCGCAATCTCGACGATCCCGCCGCGCTCGAACTCTTCGTCTGCGGGGACAACCTCCGCAAGGGCGCCGCGCTGAACGCGACGCAGCTGGCCGAGCTGATCGCCGCGGACCGCCTACGCGGCTGA
- a CDS encoding aspartate kinase — MGLVVQKYGGSSVADAEGIKRVAKRIVEAKQSGNQVVVVVSAMGDTTDELIDLAEQVSPMPAGREFDMLLTAGERISMALLAMAIKNLGHEAQSFTGSQAGVITDSVHNKARIIDVTPGRIRTALDEGNIAIVAGFQGVSADKKDITTLGRGGSDTTAVALAAALDAEVCEIYTDVDGVFTADPRVVKKARKIDSISFEDMLELASSGSKVLLHRCVEYARRYNIPIHVRSSFSGLQGTWVSNEPHPGKGEHKVEQAIISGVAHDTSEAKITVVGVPDKPGEAAALFRTIADSEINIDMIVQNVSAASTGLTDISFTLPKAEGRKAIDALDSLKSRVGFESLRYDDQIAKISLVGAGMKTNPGVTAAFFEALSNASVNIELISTSEIRISVVTRADDVTEAVRAVHTAFGLDSDSDEAVVYGGTGR, encoded by the coding sequence GTGGGCCTTGTCGTGCAGAAGTACGGAGGCTCATCCGTAGCAGATGCCGAGGGCATCAAGCGCGTCGCCAAGCGAATCGTCGAGGCCAAGCAGAGCGGCAACCAGGTGGTTGTCGTGGTCTCCGCGATGGGCGACACGACGGACGAGCTGATCGATCTCGCGGAGCAGGTGTCACCGATGCCCGCCGGGCGCGAGTTCGACATGCTGCTGACCGCGGGAGAGCGTATCTCCATGGCCCTGCTGGCGATGGCGATCAAAAACCTGGGCCACGAGGCGCAGTCGTTCACCGGCAGCCAGGCCGGCGTCATCACGGACTCCGTCCACAACAAGGCGCGCATCATCGACGTCACGCCGGGCCGTATCCGCACCGCGCTCGACGAGGGCAACATCGCCATCGTCGCCGGTTTCCAGGGCGTCTCCGCGGACAAGAAGGACATCACGACCCTCGGTCGGGGCGGCTCCGACACCACGGCCGTGGCCCTCGCCGCGGCCCTGGACGCGGAGGTCTGCGAGATCTACACCGATGTGGACGGCGTCTTCACCGCTGACCCCCGCGTCGTGAAGAAAGCCCGCAAGATCGACTCGATCTCCTTCGAGGACATGCTGGAGCTGGCAAGCTCCGGTTCCAAGGTGCTGCTCCACCGCTGTGTGGAGTACGCCCGCCGCTACAACATCCCGATCCATGTGCGCTCGTCCTTCTCCGGACTCCAGGGCACCTGGGTCAGCAACGAACCACACCCTGGGAAGGGAGAGCACAAGGTGGAGCAGGCCATCATCTCGGGTGTCGCGCACGACACCTCCGAGGCGAAGATCACCGTCGTCGGTGTGCCCGACAAGCCGGGCGAGGCAGCCGCGCTCTTCCGGACCATCGCGGACTCCGAGATCAATATCGACATGATCGTGCAGAACGTGTCGGCCGCGTCCACGGGTCTCACCGACATCTCCTTCACCCTCCCGAAGGCGGAGGGCCGCAAGGCGATCGACGCCCTGGACTCCCTGAAGTCGCGCGTCGGCTTCGAGTCCCTGCGCTACGACGACCAGATCGCGAAGATCTCCCTGGTCGGCGCCGGGATGAAGACCAACCCGGGCGTGACCGCGGCGTTCTTCGAGGCGCTCAGCAACGCCAGCGTGAACATCGAGCTGATCTCGACCTCCGAGATCCGGATCTCGGTGGTCACCCGTGCCGACGATGTGACGGAAGCCGTCCGCGCCGTCCACACGGCCTTCGGCCTGGACTCCGACTCGGACGAGGCCGTGGTCTACGGAGGCACCGGACGATGA
- a CDS encoding DUF5063 domain-containing protein, with protein sequence MSDATLHSTTQDPDDFAVQISDQIASFLVAVTEVAKGDEPDSAVPFLLLEVSQLLLAGGRLGAHEDIVPDERYEPDLGAEPDVDDVRERLAALLEPVDVYSEVFDPYEPRKAPVPCRISDDLSDVMADLRHGMAHYRAGRTTEALWWWQFSYFSNWGSTASGALRALQSVVAHVRLNQPLQELDGLDTDEELSDEILAEEAGRVMTQEIAHPLGLHTP encoded by the coding sequence ATGTCTGACGCCACGCTGCACTCGACGACCCAGGACCCCGACGACTTCGCGGTCCAGATCTCCGACCAGATCGCGAGCTTCCTCGTCGCGGTCACGGAGGTCGCGAAGGGGGACGAGCCCGATTCCGCGGTGCCGTTCCTGCTGCTGGAGGTGTCCCAGCTGCTGCTGGCCGGCGGCCGGCTCGGCGCGCACGAGGACATCGTCCCCGATGAGCGGTACGAGCCCGATCTCGGCGCCGAGCCGGACGTCGACGACGTGCGGGAGCGGCTCGCCGCGCTGCTCGAACCGGTCGACGTGTACTCGGAGGTCTTCGACCCGTACGAGCCCCGCAAGGCGCCCGTGCCGTGCCGGATCTCCGACGACCTCTCCGACGTCATGGCCGATCTGCGGCACGGGATGGCCCACTACCGTGCGGGGCGCACGACCGAGGCGTTGTGGTGGTGGCAGTTCTCGTACTTCTCCAACTGGGGCTCGACCGCGTCGGGCGCGCTGCGGGCCCTCCAGTCGGTGGTCGCCCATGTGCGGCTGAACCAGCCGCTCCAGGAGCTGGACGGGCTGGACACGGACGAGGAGCTCAGCGATGAGATCCTCGCGGAGGAGGCGGGCCGTGTCATGACCCAGGAGATCGCCCACCCCCTGGGCCTCCACACCCCCTGA
- the recR gene encoding recombination mediator RecR: MYEGVVQDLIDELGRLPGVGPKSAQRIAFHILQAEPTDVRRLAQALMEVKAKVRFCAICGNVAQEELCGICRDARRDLAVICVVEEPKDVVAVERTREFRGRYHVLGGAISPIEGVGPDDLRIRELLARLADGTVTELILATDPNLEGEATATYLARMIKPMGLRVTRLASGLPVGGDLEYADEVTLGRAFEGRRLLDV; the protein is encoded by the coding sequence TTGTACGAAGGCGTGGTCCAGGACCTCATCGACGAACTGGGCAGGCTGCCCGGCGTCGGTCCCAAGAGCGCGCAGCGGATCGCCTTCCACATCCTCCAGGCCGAGCCGACGGACGTCCGCCGGCTCGCCCAGGCCCTGATGGAGGTCAAGGCCAAGGTCCGCTTCTGCGCGATCTGCGGGAACGTCGCGCAGGAGGAGCTGTGCGGCATCTGCCGTGACGCCCGCCGGGACCTCGCCGTCATCTGTGTGGTCGAGGAACCGAAGGACGTCGTCGCGGTCGAGCGGACCCGTGAGTTCCGGGGCCGCTACCACGTCCTCGGCGGCGCCATCAGCCCCATCGAGGGCGTCGGCCCCGACGATCTGCGCATCCGGGAGCTCCTCGCCCGCCTCGCGGACGGCACGGTCACCGAGCTGATCCTCGCGACGGACCCGAACCTGGAGGGCGAGGCCACGGCCACGTACCTCGCGCGGATGATCAAGCCCATGGGCCTGCGGGTCACCCGGCTGGCGAGTGGCCTGCCCGTGGGCGGAGACCTGGAATATGCGGACGAGGTGACCCTGGGCCGCGCCTTTGAGGGGAGAAGACTCCTAGATGTCTGA
- a CDS encoding YbaB/EbfC family nucleoid-associated protein codes for MIPGGGQPNMQQLLQQAQKMQQDLARAQEELAATEVEGQAGGGLVRATVNGSGELRGLVIDPKAVDADDTETLADLVVAAVQAANENAQRLQQDKLGPLAQGLGGGGIPGLPF; via the coding sequence GTGATTCCCGGTGGTGGCCAGCCCAATATGCAGCAGCTGCTCCAGCAGGCCCAGAAGATGCAGCAGGACCTCGCACGCGCGCAGGAGGAGCTGGCGGCCACCGAGGTCGAGGGCCAGGCCGGCGGCGGCCTCGTCCGGGCGACGGTGAACGGCTCCGGGGAGCTGCGCGGGCTCGTCATCGACCCGAAGGCGGTGGACGCGGACGACACGGAGACCCTCGCGGACCTGGTGGTCGCGGCGGTCCAGGCCGCGAACGAGAACGCCCAGCGGCTCCAGCAGGACAAGCTCGGCCCGCTGGCCCAGGGCCTCGGCGGCGGCGGCATCCCGGGCCTCCCCTTCTGA
- a CDS encoding SLATT domain-containing protein, with the protein MSQPEMQPEGQPEGTSPEGRGEGGGARPGDLSGRRLPLGDWGEPADRLDELYRWVELGALDTVRWYLADRVWKRRCARALRGGAAVLGVAGAALPVADPAGAGGGVARWGYLALLLAVACVGCDRFFGLTSGWMRDVATAQAVQRRLQVLQFDWASECVREVLGPAEGTASEAVDRCLSVLRRFSDDVLEMVRVETTDWMAEFRAGPVPLGLQAGVAGVLLGRGETGGGGGRSAVPQVGGAGGAGGARPNMPRQRPPEPR; encoded by the coding sequence GTGAGTCAGCCGGAGATGCAGCCCGAGGGGCAGCCCGAGGGGACGTCCCCGGAGGGCCGGGGCGAGGGCGGCGGGGCGCGGCCGGGCGATCTTTCGGGACGGCGGCTCCCGCTCGGGGACTGGGGCGAGCCCGCGGACCGGCTCGACGAGCTGTACCGGTGGGTGGAGCTCGGTGCGCTGGACACCGTGCGGTGGTACCTCGCGGACCGGGTGTGGAAGCGGAGGTGCGCGCGTGCGCTGCGGGGCGGGGCGGCGGTGCTGGGGGTGGCCGGCGCGGCCCTTCCGGTGGCCGATCCGGCCGGGGCGGGGGGCGGGGTCGCGCGGTGGGGGTATCTGGCGCTGCTGCTCGCGGTGGCGTGTGTGGGGTGCGACCGTTTCTTCGGACTGACGTCCGGGTGGATGCGGGACGTGGCCACCGCGCAGGCGGTGCAGCGCAGGCTCCAGGTGCTTCAGTTCGACTGGGCGTCGGAGTGTGTGCGGGAGGTGCTGGGGCCCGCGGAGGGGACCGCCTCGGAGGCGGTCGACCGGTGTCTGTCGGTGCTGCGCAGGTTCTCCGACGATGTGCTGGAGATGGTGCGGGTGGAGACCACGGACTGGATGGCGGAGTTCCGGGCGGGGCCCGTGCCGCTGGGGCTCCAGGCGGGGGTGGCCGGGGTGCTGCTGGGGCGGGGGGAGACGGGGGGTGGTGGCGGGCGGAGTGCGGTGCCGCAGGTCGGGGGGGCCGGGGGGGCGGGGGGCGCTCGGCCGAACATGCCTCGGCAGCGGCCGCCGGAGCCCCGCTGA
- a CDS encoding dolichyl-phosphate beta-glucosyltransferase, with product MSTVDLTVVVPAYNEERRLGPTLETISAYLSAPDSHWTDWELIVVDDGSTDRTREIADAVAARDHRIRVLRLGRNRGKGHALRAGVLASYGRRVLVTDADLAAPITELERLSKALTDGHSAAIGSRATDGATIERHQHRIRELLGRGGNFLIRGVAVPGIRDTQCGFKLFDGERARTAFAASRLTGWGIDVEILQYFRRRSWPVAEVPVRWAHQPGSKVRPLDYARVLAELSRLTARKPFHRPAAALRALRGADLAVAALFLLASTLLYAGRWADPGGRYLVDSMQDQNQWEWFFAVTADNVARLDNPLYTTLQGYPDGVNLMANTAMLGLSIPFAPVTWMFGPAVTLNLVMTLGLAATAVCWYWLLVRRFTGHRGAAATGAALATFAPPMISHANAHPNFVVLFMMPLIVDRALRLCEGRRVVRDGIVLGLMATYQIFLGEEPLLLAAMGMLLFAAGYGLARRDVARAVWRPLGRGLLIALAVCLPLVAFPLSWQFFGPQSYTHVVHGDNTGNSPLALLSFAERSLAGDAANAAALSANPTEQNAFYGWPLLTLTTAIVIVLWRRTAVKALAFTAFAAAALSLGIRVPVPFTDLALPGPWKLLASAPLFESVIESRVAMICAPVLGILLALALDAARTAEGAVRHAVPAAAVAALLPLFPLPLKAVDRAPVPAFIADGNWREYVDTANGESLVPVPLPDPAVAEPLHWQTTADLGFRLPGGYFNGPYGPDRIGVYGSAPRWTSNMLRDVRYSGKVPEIGDAWREQARRDLDFWRAGAVVVVPQPGAGALRQALEQLLGHPGKWRDGVWLWDLPPRN from the coding sequence ATGAGCACCGTCGACCTGACGGTGGTGGTCCCCGCGTACAACGAGGAACGACGGCTCGGCCCCACCCTGGAGACGATCAGCGCGTACCTCAGCGCCCCGGACAGCCACTGGACCGACTGGGAGCTGATCGTCGTCGACGACGGTTCCACGGACCGCACCCGGGAGATCGCCGACGCCGTCGCCGCCCGCGACCACCGGATACGTGTCCTGCGGCTCGGCCGCAACCGGGGCAAGGGCCACGCCCTGCGCGCCGGGGTGCTCGCCTCCTACGGCCGCCGGGTCCTCGTCACCGACGCCGACCTGGCCGCGCCGATCACCGAACTCGAACGCCTCTCCAAGGCCCTCACCGACGGCCACAGCGCCGCCATAGGGTCCCGGGCCACCGACGGCGCCACGATAGAACGCCACCAGCACCGCATACGCGAACTCCTCGGCCGCGGCGGAAACTTCCTGATACGCGGCGTCGCCGTCCCCGGCATCCGCGACACCCAGTGCGGATTCAAGCTCTTCGACGGCGAACGCGCCCGGACCGCGTTCGCCGCCTCCCGGCTCACCGGCTGGGGCATAGACGTCGAGATACTCCAGTACTTCCGCCGCCGGAGCTGGCCCGTCGCCGAGGTCCCCGTCCGCTGGGCCCACCAGCCCGGCTCCAAGGTCCGGCCCCTCGACTACGCCCGCGTCCTCGCCGAACTCTCCCGGCTCACCGCCCGCAAACCCTTCCACCGGCCCGCCGCCGCCCTGCGCGCGCTGCGCGGCGCCGACCTCGCCGTCGCCGCGCTGTTCCTGCTCGCCTCGACCCTGCTGTACGCGGGCCGCTGGGCCGACCCCGGCGGGCGCTACCTCGTCGACTCGATGCAGGACCAGAACCAGTGGGAATGGTTCTTCGCGGTCACCGCCGACAACGTCGCCCGCCTCGACAACCCCCTCTACACCACCCTCCAGGGCTATCCCGACGGCGTGAACCTCATGGCCAACACCGCCATGCTGGGACTGTCGATCCCCTTCGCGCCCGTCACCTGGATGTTCGGCCCGGCCGTCACCCTCAACCTCGTGATGACGCTCGGCCTCGCCGCCACCGCCGTCTGCTGGTACTGGCTGCTGGTCAGACGCTTCACCGGCCACCGGGGCGCCGCCGCGACCGGCGCCGCCCTCGCCACCTTCGCGCCCCCGATGATCAGCCACGCCAACGCGCACCCCAACTTCGTGGTGCTGTTCATGATGCCGCTGATCGTCGACCGCGCCCTGCGACTGTGCGAGGGCCGCCGCGTCGTGCGCGACGGGATCGTCCTCGGGCTGATGGCCACGTACCAGATCTTCCTCGGCGAGGAACCGCTGCTGCTCGCCGCGATGGGCATGCTGCTGTTCGCCGCCGGATACGGGCTGGCGCGCCGTGACGTGGCCCGCGCGGTGTGGCGTCCGCTCGGCCGCGGACTGCTGATCGCGCTCGCCGTCTGTCTGCCGCTGGTCGCCTTCCCGCTGTCCTGGCAGTTCTTCGGCCCGCAGAGCTACACCCATGTCGTGCACGGCGACAACACCGGCAACAGCCCCCTCGCCCTGCTCTCCTTCGCGGAACGCTCCCTCGCGGGCGACGCCGCCAACGCCGCCGCCCTGTCCGCGAACCCCACCGAGCAGAACGCCTTCTACGGCTGGCCGCTGCTCACCCTGACCACCGCGATCGTGATCGTGCTCTGGCGGCGCACCGCCGTCAAAGCCCTCGCGTTCACCGCGTTCGCCGCCGCCGCGCTGTCCCTCGGCATCCGGGTCCCCGTCCCCTTCACCGACCTCGCGCTGCCCGGCCCCTGGAAGCTCCTCGCCTCGGCCCCGCTGTTCGAGTCCGTCATCGAGTCCCGGGTCGCGATGATCTGCGCCCCCGTCCTCGGCATCCTGCTGGCCCTCGCCCTCGACGCGGCCCGCACCGCCGAGGGCGCCGTGCGCCACGCCGTCCCGGCCGCCGCCGTCGCGGCCCTCCTGCCCCTCTTCCCCCTGCCGCTCAAGGCCGTGGACCGCGCCCCCGTGCCCGCCTTCATCGCGGACGGCAACTGGCGCGAGTACGTCGACACCGCGAACGGCGAGAGCCTCGTCCCCGTACCGCTGCCCGACCCGGCCGTCGCCGAACCGCTGCACTGGCAGACCACCGCCGACCTCGGCTTCCGGCTGCCCGGCGGCTACTTCAACGGCCCCTACGGCCCCGACCGGATCGGCGTCTACGGCTCGGCGCCCCGCTGGACCTCCAACATGCTGCGCGACGTGCGCTACAGCGGCAAGGTCCCGGAGATCGGCGACGCCTGGCGGGAACAGGCCCGCCGCGACCTCGACTTCTGGCGGGCCGGAGCGGTCGTCGTCGTCCCGCAGCCCGGCGCGGGGGCGCTGCGCCAGGCCCTCGAACAGCTCCTCGGCCATCCCGGGAAGTGGCGCGACGGGGTGTGGCTGTGGGACCTCCCGCCGCGGAACTGA
- a CDS encoding GntR family transcriptional regulator, translated as MPGIGTGFGHADGTKGSGGTGTNAAVTRSTLRQQIADALRDEVLAGRLQPGQEFTVKEIAEQYGVSATPVREALVDLSAQGLLDAVQHRGFQVHEYSLADFRGMVEARSLVTDALFQGITAAAWSPGVQTALAAVRRRGEEAERAALAGDLNVLIGYDLRFWRELGAIFGNPYLTDFLHRLRVQSWSCAVPLLRGERDLAGRLWAAHTELVDALSARDRTGSQAVVAAYNTHALELIEGLATG; from the coding sequence ATGCCCGGCATCGGGACCGGCTTCGGCCACGCCGACGGCACCAAGGGTTCCGGGGGCACCGGGACCAACGCCGCCGTGACCAGGAGCACGCTGCGCCAGCAGATCGCGGACGCCCTGCGTGACGAGGTGCTCGCCGGACGGCTCCAGCCCGGCCAGGAGTTCACCGTCAAGGAGATCGCCGAACAGTACGGGGTGTCCGCCACCCCCGTCCGCGAGGCACTCGTCGACCTCTCCGCGCAAGGACTGCTCGACGCCGTCCAGCACCGGGGATTCCAGGTCCACGAGTACTCCCTGGCGGACTTCCGGGGCATGGTCGAGGCCCGCAGCCTCGTCACCGACGCCCTCTTCCAGGGCATCACCGCCGCCGCCTGGAGCCCCGGCGTCCAGACGGCGCTCGCCGCCGTACGCCGCCGCGGCGAGGAGGCCGAACGCGCCGCGCTCGCCGGGGACCTCAACGTCCTCATCGGCTACGACCTGCGGTTCTGGCGCGAACTCGGCGCCATCTTCGGCAACCCGTACCTCACCGACTTCCTGCACCGGCTGCGCGTGCAGTCCTGGAGCTGCGCCGTCCCGCTGCTGCGCGGCGAACGCGACCTCGCCGGACGGCTGTGGGCCGCGCACACCGAACTCGTCGACGCGCTGTCCGCCCGCGACCGGACCGGCTCCCAGGCCGTCGTCGCCGCCTACAACACCCACGCACTGGAACTGATAGAAGGGCTCGCCACCGGATGA